A genomic segment from Nitrosopumilus sp. K4 encodes:
- a CDS encoding response regulator, whose product MSENKMDSEIKEDNLKILIIDDNEQITKMLTTFLSTQNFACIITNDAKEGLKMIEEDRYDAVLLDLALPDFNGYDVIDALEKNDMLRKNKIIVFTASNISEDELDKLVKRGVTSYILKPVDIDELLSKIQKVINT is encoded by the coding sequence ATGAGTGAAAACAAGATGGATTCAGAGATAAAAGAAGACAACTTGAAAATTTTGATTATCGACGATAATGAACAGATTACAAAGATGCTGACGACATTTTTGAGCACGCAAAATTTTGCATGCATTATAACTAACGATGCAAAAGAAGGGCTAAAAATGATCGAAGAGGACAGATATGATGCAGTGTTGTTGGATCTGGCACTTCCTGATTTTAACGGATATGATGTAATTGATGCACTTGAAAAGAACGACATGCTTAGAAAAAACAAAATCATTGTCTTTACTGCATCAAATATCTCTGAAGACGAGCTAGACAAACTAGTAAAAAGAGGAGTGACATCGTACATTCTAAAGCCTGTTGATATTGATGAATTGTTATCAAAAATACAAAAAGTGATCAACACATAA
- a CDS encoding TrmB family transcriptional regulator, whose translation MTIEEYAIEQSGLESKFHNPIEELNKLIGAYGLTPNQSKVYLYLSKIGTKTASEISKNLKIPRTETYHLLNSLEQKGVVYSIFGKPTKFESVDIEKAIDILIRNEKNRVSEMESKKEHIVKLWKTIPNHGKTDSEAEENKFQSLQGKNSILARLQKMIQDSNEEVLVLGTEEDFMKFYHTEFTEYLKKCKGDLKVLTTYTNKGNYIFDDVPLEKIKKIEDKNRENFCFIIKDDDEVIFFINNSIIDNVMAIWTDSKSFVSTLKSLFKLVWKKSNHIKESDASKILGSEITYEHRLREIEQEKRILSYLQKNFKMNKKGVTKK comes from the coding sequence ATGACAATAGAAGAGTATGCAATAGAGCAATCAGGACTAGAGTCAAAATTTCACAATCCTATTGAGGAACTAAACAAACTGATCGGGGCCTATGGGCTGACTCCAAATCAATCAAAAGTTTACCTGTACCTTAGTAAAATCGGAACAAAAACGGCATCGGAGATTTCTAAAAATCTCAAAATACCAAGAACTGAAACATATCATCTCTTAAACTCGCTTGAACAAAAAGGAGTTGTATACTCCATATTTGGAAAGCCAACCAAATTTGAATCAGTAGATATCGAAAAAGCAATTGACATTTTGATACGCAATGAAAAAAACAGAGTTTCAGAAATGGAGTCAAAAAAAGAACACATTGTAAAACTTTGGAAGACAATTCCAAATCATGGAAAAACAGATTCTGAGGCAGAAGAGAACAAATTCCAATCACTACAGGGAAAAAACTCCATACTTGCAAGATTGCAGAAAATGATCCAAGATTCAAATGAAGAAGTGTTAGTTTTAGGAACAGAAGAAGACTTTATGAAATTTTATCATACAGAGTTTACAGAGTATTTGAAAAAATGCAAAGGAGATTTGAAGGTACTTACAACATACACAAACAAAGGCAATTACATCTTTGATGACGTACCATTAGAAAAAATAAAAAAAATTGAAGATAAAAATAGGGAGAATTTTTGCTTTATAATCAAAGATGACGATGAAGTCATTTTCTTCATCAACAATTCAATTATTGATAATGTGATGGCAATATGGACCGATTCAAAATCATTTGTCTCTACATTAAAGTCTCTGTTCAAATTAGTATGGAAAAAATCAAACCACATCAAAGAGTCTGATGCATCAAAAATTCTCGGATCAGAAATCACATATGAGCACAGACTAAGAGAAATAGAGCAAGAGAAAAGAATTCTAAGTTATCTTCAAAAAAATTTCAAAATGAACAAAAAAGGAGTTACTAAAAAATGA
- a CDS encoding type II/IV secretion system ATPase subunit: protein MGKKKNEQGLETFLKSEFLDQYQNKTPSGYKVVEKYPLLAPFSYVNILEDKETAGYLYQVDEVKLNNSEQMIFEKLYSLIEDSLDSPENITKDLGFTSFLNKTLKENEKMFQEYPLASIEKVKYYLERDIAGFGLIDSLMHDPNIEDVSCSGIDTPIYVWHRKYDSMPTNIQFEDERLNNFVSRIVFRAGKHISSAFPISDLALEGNHRISVLYQKEVTPKGTSFTIRKFREDPYTVVDLINFGTLDINIAAYLWMLVESKMSIIVIGSTGSGKTTILNAITGLINPDYKIFSVEDVAEININHENWFSLISRTGFGASGEGEIGLYDLIKSGVRHRPDYIAVGEIRGSEAYVMFQAMATGHGGLCTMHADSLESASKRLQQKPMDIPPAYLSLMNCAIVIRRVKNNVTGQSSRKAVTVQEIISADSFNDVFNWNPKTDEFDSKIEQSKMLYKISEQTGQDMEEIINEFEKRKKLLRHLTERGIRSYKKVSEYVGMYYRDSDALLAKMEYGV, encoded by the coding sequence ATGGGGAAAAAGAAAAACGAGCAGGGTTTGGAAACTTTTCTAAAAAGTGAATTTTTAGATCAATATCAAAACAAAACACCTTCAGGATACAAAGTAGTGGAAAAGTATCCGTTATTAGCTCCTTTTAGCTATGTTAACATTTTGGAAGACAAAGAAACAGCAGGGTATCTGTATCAAGTAGATGAAGTAAAACTAAATAATTCCGAGCAAATGATTTTTGAGAAATTATATTCCTTAATTGAAGATTCTCTAGACTCACCTGAAAATATCACTAAAGACTTGGGCTTTACATCATTTCTCAACAAAACATTAAAAGAAAATGAAAAAATGTTTCAAGAATATCCCTTAGCAAGTATTGAAAAGGTAAAGTACTATCTAGAACGAGATATCGCAGGTTTTGGCTTAATTGATTCACTAATGCATGACCCAAACATAGAAGATGTGAGTTGTAGTGGAATCGACACCCCGATTTACGTTTGGCATAGAAAATATGATAGCATGCCCACAAACATCCAATTTGAGGATGAAAGATTAAACAATTTTGTATCTAGGATTGTCTTTAGAGCAGGAAAGCATATCAGCTCAGCATTTCCGATTTCAGATTTAGCCTTGGAGGGAAATCACAGAATTTCAGTATTGTATCAAAAAGAAGTAACACCAAAAGGCACTAGTTTCACAATAAGAAAATTCAGAGAGGACCCATATACGGTAGTTGATTTGATCAATTTTGGAACATTAGACATCAATATTGCTGCATATCTATGGATGCTAGTTGAATCAAAGATGTCAATTATTGTAATTGGTTCTACAGGTAGCGGAAAAACAACCATACTTAATGCAATTACAGGATTGATAAATCCAGATTACAAAATATTTTCAGTTGAAGATGTTGCAGAAATTAACATCAATCATGAAAACTGGTTTAGTTTAATCTCAAGAACAGGGTTTGGTGCAAGTGGTGAAGGGGAAATTGGACTATATGATTTGATCAAATCAGGGGTAAGACACAGACCAGATTATATCGCAGTAGGAGAAATCAGAGGTTCAGAAGCCTATGTGATGTTTCAAGCAATGGCTACAGGCCATGGCGGATTATGTACCATGCACGCAGACAGTTTGGAATCTGCTTCAAAAAGATTACAGCAAAAACCAATGGATATCCCCCCTGCATATCTGTCCTTGATGAACTGTGCCATAGTAATCAGGAGAGTTAAAAACAACGTTACAGGACAGAGCAGCAGAAAAGCCGTAACAGTTCAGGAAATCATCAGTGCAGATTCTTTTAACGATGTTTTTAATTGGAATCCAAAAACAGATGAATTTGATTCAAAGATTGAACAAAGTAAAATGTTGTACAAAATTTCTGAGCAAACAGGACAAGACATGGAAGAGATTATCAACGAATTTGAGAAAAGAAAAAAACTCCTCAGACATCTAACTGAACGTGGAATCCGAAGTTATAAGAAAGTCTCAGAATATGTGGGGATGTACTATCGTGATTCTGACGCTCTACTAGCGAAAATGGAATACGGGGTATAA
- a CDS encoding Ig-like domain-containing protein, translating into MGSFFTIPVQGQQVFELGYQQHPGKLLENTEGILQIYVKSNEYMIPKEISNLQVTSSDRKIIEVLGVEKMSDGFTTNVKLSAKNSGTADISVAAPGFTSQEIPITVYTSNNNPTHLLLKATPNDFAVDGPKYGYLAVEVVTSGDLPTKTNKDLEIELTSPNSDIIILEEEKITIDSGNYFAITKFKIKDSGDAMVFAKTEGMKPVSAQIHVREAKEPLTLKLYTYPENYLTGTNNKGFAIIQLEDGEGIPVKATEDIPIKIAVENPDARINTSNDFEEIIFKQKELMIKQGEYSTYTSFTPRPDFSDIIESYVEDPEASGSVVKSLSIGISAENYHVKDGSINIVHDEYVSETTGKGPVVVKSIPFLVTGDREILGVAYLETDVEVSKKRPDETRYKETVTIPVMADETFKMYADSSDLKTASIIDPEFNVGDNAALVFGNTGTVIPETKSMDFTFEDGEGIKKFTGNPTGPIEDDLTIKSESLIPEILAGEEFFIISYMWEEEEEDEDAATTEDEDEEENGREGPTHFISNTVITFSADNIIEIEPQVVKQNDAYAILNANALKVGDTSVTGTAGKFETGLDLSSKTTDPTSISMAYVKTIFPGTTSFATIQLLDSADNPVHVKEDVHIKLVYDGIDSIEIPENITIKEGEYFETFEISGLKDGKINISALSEDFPLAKFEINVSSLHPNLVLTSPDAVNPGDVIDAEMKISFEDEQLPLSDYNVIWEVEGAEIRQQDEITNSDGIAKIKAVATSQDTVKITAKISGQGFFESSVSKPTSVIQPQVSPEGQVVEEEKKELALPITGENAVFVIIPVAIGAAIFFLKKTNRLDEILERVNLSDKVEEIKEKVSELRDR; encoded by the coding sequence TTGGGAAGTTTTTTCACAATTCCTGTACAGGGACAACAGGTATTTGAGCTAGGATATCAGCAACATCCAGGAAAATTATTAGAAAATACCGAAGGAATTCTTCAGATCTATGTAAAATCAAACGAATACATGATTCCAAAAGAGATTTCAAATTTGCAAGTAACGAGCTCTGATAGAAAAATCATTGAGGTGTTAGGCGTTGAAAAAATGTCTGATGGTTTTACCACCAATGTTAAACTGAGTGCAAAAAATTCTGGAACTGCAGATATTTCTGTTGCAGCACCGGGATTTACATCTCAAGAAATTCCAATTACTGTCTATACAAGCAACAACAATCCTACTCATTTACTATTAAAAGCAACCCCTAATGACTTTGCAGTAGATGGGCCAAAGTACGGGTATTTGGCAGTAGAAGTAGTCACAAGTGGGGATTTACCAACAAAGACAAACAAAGATCTAGAAATTGAATTAACATCTCCAAACTCCGATATCATAATTTTAGAAGAAGAAAAAATCACTATAGACTCTGGAAATTATTTTGCTATTACCAAATTTAAAATAAAAGATTCGGGAGATGCAATGGTTTTTGCAAAAACAGAAGGAATGAAACCAGTTAGTGCACAAATTCATGTTAGAGAAGCCAAAGAACCATTGACGCTTAAACTATACACATACCCTGAAAATTATTTAACAGGAACAAATAACAAAGGTTTTGCAATTATACAGTTAGAAGATGGTGAAGGAATCCCAGTAAAAGCAACCGAAGATATTCCAATTAAAATTGCTGTAGAAAATCCAGATGCAAGAATTAACACAAGTAATGATTTTGAAGAAATAATTTTCAAACAAAAAGAATTAATGATAAAACAAGGAGAATACTCAACATACACAAGCTTTACCCCGAGACCCGATTTTTCAGATATCATTGAAAGTTATGTAGAAGATCCAGAAGCATCAGGCAGTGTAGTAAAGTCACTGTCGATTGGAATATCTGCTGAAAACTATCATGTCAAGGATGGTTCAATCAACATAGTTCATGATGAATATGTTAGTGAAACAACAGGTAAAGGACCGGTAGTGGTAAAGTCCATTCCATTCCTAGTTACGGGAGATCGAGAAATTTTAGGAGTAGCGTATCTTGAAACAGATGTAGAAGTTTCTAAAAAAAGACCTGATGAGACCAGATACAAAGAAACAGTTACCATTCCAGTCATGGCAGATGAAACTTTCAAAATGTATGCAGATTCATCAGATTTGAAGACAGCAAGTATAATTGATCCAGAATTCAATGTAGGCGATAATGCCGCCTTGGTATTTGGTAACACAGGAACCGTAATTCCAGAAACTAAATCAATGGATTTTACATTTGAGGATGGTGAGGGAATTAAGAAATTTACAGGCAATCCCACAGGACCAATAGAAGATGATCTGACCATAAAATCTGAAAGTTTAATTCCTGAAATTTTAGCAGGAGAAGAATTTTTTATAATTTCATACATGTGGGAAGAGGAAGAGGAAGACGAGGATGCAGCTACAACTGAAGATGAAGATGAAGAGGAAAATGGGAGAGAAGGTCCAACCCATTTTATTTCAAACACAGTAATTACATTTTCGGCAGACAACATAATAGAAATCGAACCACAGGTAGTGAAACAAAATGATGCATATGCAATACTCAACGCCAATGCACTAAAAGTCGGAGACACATCAGTTACAGGTACTGCAGGTAAATTTGAAACAGGATTAGATCTATCAAGTAAAACTACAGATCCAACTTCTATCTCAATGGCATACGTTAAAACAATTTTTCCAGGTACAACTAGTTTTGCAACAATTCAACTATTAGATTCAGCTGACAACCCAGTACATGTAAAAGAAGACGTTCACATAAAATTAGTATACGACGGAATAGATTCAATTGAAATTCCGGAAAACATTACAATTAAAGAAGGAGAATATTTTGAAACATTTGAGATAAGTGGACTAAAGGATGGAAAAATAAACATATCTGCACTATCAGAAGACTTTCCTTTGGCAAAATTTGAAATCAACGTATCATCACTTCACCCAAATCTAGTTTTAACATCTCCTGACGCCGTAAACCCAGGCGATGTAATTGATGCAGAGATGAAAATTTCATTTGAAGACGAACAATTACCATTATCTGATTACAATGTAATATGGGAAGTAGAAGGAGCAGAAATCAGACAACAAGATGAGATTACAAATTCAGACGGAATAGCAAAGATCAAAGCAGTTGCAACAAGTCAGGATACAGTAAAAATCACTGCAAAAATTTCTGGACAGGGATTTTTTGAATCATCAGTATCAAAACCCACATCAGTGATTCAACCACAAGTATCTCCAGAGGGACAAGTTGTTGAGGAAGAGAAAAAAGAATTAGCATTACCCATAACTGGAGAAAATGCAGTATTTGTGATAATACCTGTTGCTATTGGAGCTGCAATATTCTTTTTAAAGAAAACTAATAGGCTAGATGAAATTCTAGAGAGAGTAAATCTATCTGATAAAGTAGAAGAGATCAAAGAGAAAGTATCAGAATTAAGAGACAGATAG
- a CDS encoding DUF5011 domain-containing protein gives MNKVLLSSLVLIGIFSMIPAFATSAPAQIPFNSSQFTSSPFESFAGGNFVVFDTNSQNEIILAERDGFGTVFGKFSLTTNGYDQYSMIKNVPAQTITALNIDSNDSIFYATTDKDAIKKLSENGSDTIIYDHDARIADFVINPQNENEIYLLQSFTNEVFRINNGIADPPVQFVLPGGVAATIIAVDSSGLVYLGYGVGSVNGIKVLNSDLTQSSIPDLDLETATGASFFKVGDIDFDSNDNVIVIDENWFFNSSRYPSNIHRFHVDENGVWQLDWTTYGTLSPSDSTSPPTHNVAVSCNGEIIISLDIDGSGVFDSLMRFDAHESTSCGNSDTEPPVITLTGDDPLIVEVGTSYAEQGANAIDNRDGDISSLIVINSSEVNTYSLGTYAVTYDVTDSSGNVAEQVTRTVNVVHKFNVLSPLENNSSNIANQGSTIPIQFELIDEMGNPSTPINSEEITFTINSIGCPAYPRTIIDGISEESDETFKATEGKYKLNFDTKPYAIGCYSFDVIVQGLSHFILVELK, from the coding sequence ATGAATAAGGTTTTACTTTCTTCTCTCGTTCTGATAGGCATATTTTCTATGATTCCTGCATTTGCAACTTCTGCTCCTGCACAGATTCCGTTTAACTCTTCTCAATTTACATCCTCTCCATTTGAGTCATTTGCAGGAGGTAACTTTGTAGTGTTTGATACTAATTCCCAAAATGAAATTATTCTTGCAGAACGAGACGGGTTTGGAACTGTTTTTGGAAAATTTAGCCTCACTACAAATGGGTATGACCAATATTCTATGATCAAAAATGTGCCTGCACAAACCATTACTGCATTAAACATTGATTCTAATGACTCTATCTTTTATGCCACTACTGACAAGGATGCAATTAAAAAACTAAGCGAGAATGGATCTGATACAATAATTTATGATCATGATGCCAGAATAGCTGATTTTGTAATAAATCCTCAAAACGAAAATGAAATTTATCTTCTGCAGTCGTTTACTAATGAAGTTTTTCGAATAAACAATGGGATTGCAGACCCTCCTGTTCAATTTGTTTTGCCTGGTGGAGTTGCAGCAACTATCATTGCAGTAGATTCATCAGGCCTTGTTTATCTCGGTTATGGGGTTGGCTCAGTTAACGGAATAAAGGTTTTGAATTCTGATCTTACTCAATCATCCATACCTGATCTTGATTTGGAAACTGCAACTGGAGCATCCTTCTTCAAAGTAGGAGATATTGATTTTGATTCAAATGATAATGTAATTGTAATTGATGAAAATTGGTTTTTTAACAGTTCAAGATATCCTTCAAATATTCATCGATTTCATGTGGATGAAAATGGTGTATGGCAGTTAGACTGGACCACTTATGGAACTTTGAGTCCCTCGGATAGTACTTCTCCACCAACACATAATGTTGCAGTATCTTGTAATGGTGAAATAATAATTTCATTAGATATCGATGGCTCTGGTGTATTTGACTCTTTGATGAGGTTTGATGCACATGAATCAACATCTTGTGGGAATTCTGACACTGAACCCCCAGTAATTACATTAACAGGTGATGATCCATTGATTGTTGAAGTTGGAACTTCTTACGCTGAACAAGGAGCAAATGCAATTGACAATAGGGATGGTGACATTTCGTCATTAATTGTGATTAATTCATCTGAAGTCAACACTTATTCTCTAGGAACATATGCTGTAACATATGATGTAACAGATTCGTCTGGAAATGTAGCAGAACAAGTAACAAGAACTGTTAATGTTGTACATAAATTCAACGTATTGTCTCCTCTGGAAAACAATTCATCAAATATTGCTAATCAGGGAAGTACCATACCTATCCAGTTTGAATTGATAGATGAAATGGGTAATCCCTCAACACCTATAAATTCTGAAGAGATAACATTTACCATAAATTCTATTGGATGTCCAGCATACCCTAGAACAATAATTGATGGTATTTCAGAAGAATCTGATGAGACATTCAAAGCAACAGAAGGAAAATACAAACTAAACTTTGACACAAAACCCTATGCGATAGGATGTTATTCTTTCGATGTTATAGTCCAAGGATTGTCTCATTTTATTCTTGTTGAATTAAAATAA
- a CDS encoding HAMP domain-containing sensor histidine kinase: protein MLQIKHTLFLVFGITSFIIFYIGLLNYFTSDDHDMASLILVFTIIVSGGSLIGTIFVSKSITSPIEKLAQNMTEFSETNKIDSNEKIITNIKEIHELNTNFQNMTKTVHDTIKKEKQYVEKLKDIDRRKDEFSSMVSHELKTPIVPILGYAKMLKKQDVLGRLNPMQEDAVNEIYTSSLKLQKLIGDILTAQKLGLGKIAINKEKLDTGILLEDVFKTFDPIVKEKKVQLIKVNSDKSFVYSDKDRIIQVFSNLIKNALDFVDEGSGKIEFGAKENNEHIEFFVKDNGIGISEENQKEIFKKFYQIDTSNRRKRDGSGLGLAICKGIIEKLDGKIWVESKFGHGSTFYFSIPKKYIKIES from the coding sequence TTGCTTCAAATCAAGCACACGTTATTTCTTGTCTTTGGGATAACAAGTTTTATCATTTTCTACATAGGATTGCTAAATTATTTTACGTCTGATGATCACGATATGGCTTCATTAATTCTTGTGTTTACAATTATTGTTTCAGGTGGCTCTCTTATTGGCACGATATTTGTCTCAAAAAGCATTACAAGCCCCATTGAAAAATTGGCACAAAACATGACCGAGTTTTCTGAGACAAACAAAATAGATTCTAATGAGAAAATAATTACAAACATCAAAGAAATTCATGAATTAAACACAAACTTTCAAAATATGACGAAAACAGTACATGACACAATTAAAAAAGAAAAGCAGTATGTAGAAAAACTCAAAGATATCGATAGGCGAAAAGATGAATTTTCATCAATGGTTTCTCATGAATTAAAAACACCAATAGTTCCAATTCTAGGATATGCAAAGATGCTAAAAAAACAAGATGTTCTAGGAAGGCTAAACCCAATGCAAGAAGACGCAGTTAACGAGATATACACATCATCATTAAAGTTACAAAAATTAATCGGAGATATCTTAACTGCACAAAAATTAGGTTTAGGAAAAATTGCAATCAACAAAGAAAAACTCGATACTGGTATTTTACTTGAAGATGTTTTTAAGACATTTGATCCAATCGTTAAAGAAAAAAAAGTACAATTAATCAAAGTGAATTCAGACAAATCATTTGTTTATTCAGACAAAGACAGAATCATCCAAGTGTTCTCAAATCTGATTAAAAATGCACTTGATTTTGTAGATGAGGGCTCAGGCAAAATAGAATTTGGAGCCAAAGAAAATAATGAACATATAGAATTTTTTGTCAAGGATAACGGGATTGGAATTTCTGAAGAAAATCAAAAAGAAATTTTTAAGAAATTCTATCAGATCGATACATCAAATAGACGAAAAAGAGATGGTAGTGGTCTCGGATTGGCAATATGTAAAGGAATAATTGAAAAACTAGATGGAAAGATTTGGGTTGAAAGCAAATTTGGTCATGGTTCTACATTTTATTTTTCAATTCCAAAAAAATATATCAAAATAGAATCTTGA
- a CDS encoding prepilin peptidase: protein MSEIFTDLGIIRIGVALSMLVIGSIIDIWKREIHDYYWIGFASLGIIITLFEENMLESFVLMGYALIIAPFSLLIWRLGLFGGADAFALIVLAVIAPVSTFSENAITPFTVLSNAAILFVIPLLANLVRNIISLANKQDIFEGFEESLWTKIGAMIIGYRAKNPKFGFPIERIEGKIKKISLGFHHAENQEFCNKSDTWITPGIPYLLLISGGYLIQLVYGDVLISWFM from the coding sequence ATGAGTGAAATTTTTACCGATTTAGGTATAATCAGAATAGGTGTTGCATTATCTATGTTAGTCATAGGTTCCATTATAGATATCTGGAAAAGGGAAATACACGATTATTATTGGATAGGATTTGCTTCTTTAGGAATCATTATAACATTATTTGAAGAAAACATGCTTGAATCCTTTGTCCTTATGGGATACGCCTTAATCATTGCGCCATTTTCACTGTTAATTTGGAGATTGGGGTTGTTTGGAGGTGCAGATGCTTTTGCACTAATTGTACTTGCTGTAATTGCACCTGTTTCAACGTTTTCAGAAAATGCAATAACGCCATTTACAGTACTATCAAATGCTGCAATCTTGTTTGTAATTCCATTATTGGCAAACCTAGTAAGAAATATCATATCATTAGCTAACAAACAGGACATTTTTGAGGGGTTTGAGGAGAGTCTTTGGACTAAGATCGGCGCAATGATTATTGGGTATAGGGCAAAAAATCCAAAATTCGGATTTCCAATAGAGAGGATTGAAGGAAAAATCAAGAAAATTTCACTAGGATTTCACCATGCAGAAAATCAAGAATTTTGTAACAAATCAGACACATGGATTACGCCTGGAATCCCATATTTGTTGTTAATTTCAGGAGGGTATCTCATTCAATTAGTATACGGAGATGTGTTGATTTCTTGGTTCATGTAA
- a CDS encoding type II secretion system F family protein, whose product MSLLKAMGKNGKPQKEDQTILFELPYFITIVTLLATSGFGPYTIFQKMREIKLLPKISLESEKIIKRIDILGMDPLTVMMQIKEKTTSKSFGEFLNGYVSSIQGGGDVVNYLKSKMNSAFDAYANTQKESVEKVKALIEAFMTMQIVVLAVYIIITATSSTGVEQSSEGLDPFFMIIVLPPVVSAFFMFVSSKLNKSKMSELDWKKIAMIGIPGVAIAGLLYSMDILPDYDAYILGIALIVASILPAIKFSKAYSLSLDSENATPQILRDIAEARKAGLGPEKCVVRACKRKDFGFFNNIANSIANKLEWGVSLNNIYKSIQKEIKDFQILISFKILFEIIAAGGGNVHTLESLAGIAEKIQNIEKSKREMLKPYVMIGFMLIGITGFTTLMVIDSLTSISVQSEIEEYKKEQLELESKSRFELMSFSIIAQAWLAGLFLGKVTTGNYSGGFKLSIFLIIITLIAIFVISQGLFDVGAFF is encoded by the coding sequence ATGTCATTGTTAAAAGCAATGGGAAAAAACGGAAAACCTCAGAAGGAAGATCAAACAATATTATTTGAGTTGCCATATTTTATCACAATAGTAACTCTTCTTGCAACAAGTGGTTTTGGACCGTACACGATTTTTCAAAAAATGCGCGAAATCAAACTACTGCCAAAAATTAGCCTAGAGTCTGAGAAAATCATCAAAAGAATAGACATCCTAGGCATGGATCCACTAACAGTAATGATGCAAATCAAAGAAAAAACAACTTCAAAATCATTTGGCGAATTTCTTAACGGCTATGTGTCATCAATCCAAGGAGGGGGAGATGTTGTAAATTATTTGAAAAGCAAAATGAATAGTGCATTTGACGCATATGCAAATACACAGAAAGAATCTGTAGAAAAAGTAAAAGCTCTCATAGAGGCATTTATGACAATGCAAATTGTTGTTTTGGCAGTATACATAATCATTACTGCTACTAGTTCAACGGGAGTGGAACAGTCTTCTGAAGGACTAGACCCATTCTTTATGATCATAGTTTTACCACCAGTAGTCTCAGCATTTTTCATGTTTGTATCAAGCAAGTTAAACAAATCAAAAATGTCTGAACTTGATTGGAAAAAGATTGCAATGATAGGAATTCCGGGCGTTGCTATTGCAGGACTACTTTACTCTATGGATATTTTACCAGATTATGATGCATATATTTTAGGAATTGCGTTAATTGTAGCATCAATATTGCCTGCAATAAAATTCTCAAAAGCATATTCGTTGTCCTTAGATTCAGAAAATGCAACACCTCAAATTCTTAGAGATATTGCAGAGGCAAGAAAAGCAGGTTTGGGTCCAGAAAAATGTGTTGTGAGAGCATGTAAAAGAAAAGATTTTGGATTTTTCAACAACATTGCAAATTCCATTGCAAACAAGTTAGAATGGGGAGTGTCGTTAAACAACATTTACAAATCAATTCAAAAAGAAATCAAAGACTTTCAGATATTGATCAGTTTCAAAATTCTTTTTGAAATAATTGCAGCAGGTGGAGGCAATGTTCACACGTTAGAATCACTTGCAGGAATTGCAGAAAAAATACAAAATATTGAAAAATCAAAACGAGAGATGTTAAAACCATATGTAATGATAGGGTTCATGCTGATTGGAATTACTGGATTTACAACTTTGATGGTTATTGATTCACTTACAAGCATCAGTGTACAATCAGAGATAGAAGAATACAAAAAAGAGCAATTAGAATTGGAATCAAAATCAAGATTTGAACTAATGTCATTTTCAATTATTGCACAGGCATGGTTAGCAGGGCTATTTCTTGGAAAAGTAACTACGGGTAATTATTCAGGAGGATTCAAACTTTCAATCTTTTTGATAATAATTACGTTAATTGCAATATTTGTCATTAGTCAGGGATTATTTGACGTAGGAGCGTTTTTCTGA